In a genomic window of Stigmatella aurantiaca:
- a CDS encoding serine/threonine-protein kinase, whose protein sequence is MKDELVPEALPSGTVIGSWALEDCAGYGTYGAVYRAHRVGKTEGPPVALKLARYPGDERFTREAGLLSRSQHPHVPRLLDSGSWRRGRARNEHPYLVMQWVEGLRLYAWAEQQPRTPIQILRVLSQVARALEALHARRGLHRDVKGENILVTPEGGAFLMDFGCGTWAGAAPLTDGILAPGTRPYRSPQALRFQWNHRHSSTSHYEATPADDVYALGVTAYRLCTGAYPLLLPAIGAEERGQQEVRIPSGRDDFLRTELEALILRMLSDRPQDRGSAAELAEAMEALTATRAAQAVRRRKGWPYFVLSLAAGLLVLISGNLNLEGFRVPPSPLGDGGTGGVADAAVADPPVSGEKLEPEVHSLSLDIPQAPLPGQRRPPCPRSQTLVRGGCWIEIKASPPCEEGSYAWKDACYFPAPAPRRSSTSDSP, encoded by the coding sequence ATCAAGGACGAGCTGGTCCCTGAAGCGCTCCCGTCCGGCACCGTCATTGGTTCATGGGCGTTGGAAGACTGCGCGGGATACGGGACGTATGGGGCAGTCTACCGCGCGCACCGGGTGGGAAAGACGGAAGGCCCACCGGTCGCTCTCAAGCTGGCGCGGTATCCGGGCGATGAACGCTTCACGCGGGAGGCAGGGCTGCTCTCCCGGAGCCAGCACCCTCACGTGCCCCGCCTGCTGGACAGCGGCTCCTGGAGAAGAGGCCGCGCTCGGAACGAACACCCTTATCTGGTGATGCAGTGGGTGGAAGGCCTTCGGCTGTATGCCTGGGCCGAGCAGCAGCCGCGCACGCCCATCCAGATACTGCGGGTGCTCTCCCAAGTGGCGCGCGCGCTGGAGGCCCTCCATGCGCGCCGTGGCCTTCATCGCGATGTGAAGGGCGAGAACATCCTGGTGACTCCGGAAGGAGGGGCCTTCCTCATGGATTTCGGGTGCGGCACCTGGGCGGGGGCCGCTCCCCTCACCGATGGGATTCTCGCCCCCGGCACCCGGCCCTATCGCAGCCCCCAGGCCCTGCGCTTCCAATGGAACCACCGCCATTCGTCCACCTCCCATTACGAGGCCACGCCCGCCGATGATGTGTATGCATTGGGAGTCACCGCCTATCGCCTCTGCACGGGCGCCTATCCGCTGCTCCTTCCTGCCATAGGAGCGGAGGAACGCGGTCAGCAGGAGGTGCGGATTCCCTCGGGTAGAGACGACTTCCTGCGGACCGAGTTGGAGGCCCTCATCCTCCGCATGCTCTCTGACCGTCCCCAGGACCGAGGCAGTGCCGCCGAGCTGGCAGAAGCCATGGAGGCGTTGACGGCCACGCGTGCAGCTCAAGCTGTTCGTCGCAGGAAGGGATGGCCCTATTTCGTCCTTTCCCTGGCCGCAGGGCTCCTGGTGCTGATCTCCGGGAACTTGAACCTGGAGGGATTTCGGGTCCCGCCCTCTCCCCTGGGTGATGGAGGAACCGGCGGCGTAGCGGACGCGGCGGTGGCGGACCCTCCCGTGTCTGGAGAGAAGCTGGAGCCCGAAGTGCACAGCTTGAGCCTCGATATCCCGCAGGCCCCATTGCCAGGACAGCGTCGGCCACCCTGTCCCCGCTCTCAGACCCTTGTCCGGGGAGGCTGCTGGATCGAGATCAAAGCCTCGCCTCCCTGTGAAGAAGGCTCCTACGCCTGGAAAGACGCTTGTTACTTCCCTGCCCCTGCTCCCCGGCGTTCCAGCACTTCGGACAGTCCTTAG
- a CDS encoding LysR family transcriptional regulator: MPTPPDARLLSGMSVLVAVVEAGSFVRAAEALGLTPSGISRAVARLETQVGVRLFDRSSRAVVLTGEGRRFYEQVAPLLTGIEEAASDAGGAATAARGRLRVNVDPIVSCWLHSHLSTFLAANPGVSLELVVSHRVADLVAEGFDAAVRFGEPEPSSLVTRTLLRTRVVTCAAPAYLARHGRPAHPRELGDGLHECILFRYPGMSSPGAWAFRRGRERIEVPVSGRLTLNDAVVHLSACVEGQGIARILDLGVGALMSQGKLVRLFEGWEEPPIPLHVVHPSRRLLPAKVRAFLDFVTGTGVELAWCAH; this comes from the coding sequence ATGCCCACGCCCCCCGATGCCCGGCTTCTGAGCGGAATGAGTGTGCTGGTGGCGGTCGTCGAAGCGGGCAGCTTCGTGCGCGCCGCCGAGGCCCTGGGCCTGACGCCCTCGGGCATCAGCCGCGCGGTGGCCCGGCTGGAGACGCAGGTGGGGGTGCGGCTGTTCGACCGCTCCTCGCGCGCCGTGGTGCTCACCGGCGAGGGCCGCCGCTTCTACGAGCAGGTGGCGCCCCTGCTGACGGGCATCGAGGAGGCGGCGAGCGATGCCGGGGGCGCGGCCACCGCCGCGCGAGGCCGCCTGCGCGTGAACGTGGACCCCATCGTGTCCTGCTGGCTGCACTCGCACCTGAGCACGTTCCTGGCGGCCAATCCGGGCGTGTCCCTGGAACTGGTGGTGAGCCACCGGGTGGCGGACCTCGTGGCGGAGGGCTTCGACGCGGCCGTGCGCTTCGGGGAGCCCGAGCCCTCCTCGCTCGTGACGCGCACCCTGCTGCGCACGCGCGTGGTGACGTGCGCGGCGCCCGCCTACCTGGCCCGGCATGGGCGGCCGGCGCACCCGCGGGAGCTGGGCGACGGGCTGCACGAGTGCATCCTGTTCCGCTATCCCGGCATGAGCAGCCCGGGCGCCTGGGCGTTCCGCCGTGGGCGGGAGCGCATCGAGGTGCCCGTCTCGGGGCGGCTAACGCTCAATGACGCGGTGGTCCACCTGTCGGCCTGCGTGGAAGGACAAGGCATCGCGCGGATCCTGGATTTAGGGGTGGGCGCGCTGATGTCCCAGGGCAAGCTGGTGCGGCTCTTCGAGGGGTGGGAAGAGCCGCCCATCCCGCTTCACGTGGTCCATCCGTCGCGGCGCCTGCTGCCCGCGAAGGTGCGGGCGTTCCTGGACTTCGTCACGGGCACCGGGGTGGAGCTGGCTTGGTGCGCGCACTGA
- a CDS encoding SDR family oxidoreductase, whose protein sequence is MRLKDKRIIVLGGSSGIGRAVAQAAAQEGASVVIGSRQQARVEQAVARLPRGTQGHAVDLSDEAQVRGFFERVGPFDHLVYTAGDALPHGAPGGLSLAQARQLFEVRFWGAYMAATLGSAHIRPGGSIVLTNGTVDVRPMKGLAVGSGVSGAIGALTRGLAVELAPLRVNTVSPGLIKTELWDGLSAADRERMYQEAGAKLPVGRVGEPEDVAQTYLYLMCQGFGTGQVLTVDGGHVLV, encoded by the coding sequence ATGCGGCTCAAGGACAAGCGGATCATCGTGCTCGGCGGCAGCTCGGGTATCGGACGGGCGGTGGCGCAGGCGGCCGCCCAGGAGGGCGCCTCCGTGGTCATCGGCTCGCGCCAGCAGGCGCGGGTGGAGCAGGCCGTGGCCCGCCTTCCCCGGGGCACACAAGGCCATGCCGTGGACCTGAGCGACGAGGCCCAGGTGCGCGGCTTCTTCGAGCGGGTGGGGCCGTTCGATCACCTGGTCTACACGGCGGGCGATGCCCTGCCGCACGGCGCGCCCGGCGGCCTGTCGCTCGCGCAAGCCCGTCAGCTGTTCGAGGTGCGCTTCTGGGGCGCGTACATGGCGGCGACATTGGGCAGCGCGCACATCCGCCCGGGCGGTTCCATCGTGCTCACCAACGGCACCGTCGATGTCCGCCCGATGAAGGGTCTGGCCGTGGGCTCGGGCGTCAGCGGGGCGATCGGCGCGCTCACCCGGGGGCTCGCCGTGGAGCTGGCCCCCTTGCGCGTCAACACCGTCTCCCCGGGCCTCATCAAGACGGAGCTCTGGGACGGACTGAGCGCGGCGGACCGCGAGCGCATGTACCAGGAGGCCGGCGCCAAGCTCCCCGTGGGCCGCGTGGGCGAGCCCGAGGACGTGGCGCAGACCTACCTCTACCTCATGTGCCAGGGCTTCGGCACTGGGCAGGTGCTCACCGTGGACGGGGGCCACGTGCTCGTCTGA
- a CDS encoding phospholipase D-like domain-containing protein, with translation MEDNAAAKGEGTMGHGIGKRLQALGLAAATLAVTGCEETQREHVLHDVDVGKVEAGVSSAPGTLGGKLAWAYFNNPPAFSGVDPTITQEVKRLIEQTPAGATIRAAIHSVSNTGIADALLAAQARGVTVYVVMDAKNASTGYAAVDTLQQLAHVKFCTNASGGGGCIGTGASGNMHTKLFTFSQTRDPNGVLHPDVAWISSANLTGASGTEAFNNAIVLYDAATLVAGLNANFTDMWNRKHFSGNDYYDADSGRGYYMANPADAYASPEGMGQTDTIVTRLNDATPDANCRLRIGMSFVTAGRPALLAQIKRMKAGGCSVWMVVGGNATEGIDMARPVYDELLGAGVAIRRRDKVHDKFFALYGRFGASYAYRVYTGSQNWSQDALNENEELFVKLAPETGTVHPIYDAYVGHFNDAYNGGVTCTKANYPCK, from the coding sequence TTGGAAGACAACGCTGCGGCGAAAGGCGAGGGCACGATGGGACACGGTATCGGCAAGCGGCTCCAGGCCCTGGGCCTGGCCGCCGCCACCCTGGCCGTCACGGGTTGCGAGGAGACGCAGCGCGAGCACGTGCTCCACGACGTGGACGTGGGGAAGGTCGAGGCGGGGGTGAGCTCGGCGCCGGGGACGCTGGGGGGCAAGCTGGCCTGGGCGTACTTCAACAACCCGCCCGCGTTCAGCGGGGTGGACCCGACGATTACCCAGGAGGTGAAGCGCCTCATCGAGCAGACGCCGGCGGGGGCCACGATTCGCGCGGCCATCCACTCGGTGAGCAACACCGGCATCGCCGATGCGCTGCTCGCGGCGCAGGCCCGGGGCGTCACGGTGTACGTGGTGATGGACGCGAAGAACGCGAGCACCGGCTATGCGGCCGTGGACACGCTCCAGCAACTGGCCCACGTGAAGTTCTGCACCAACGCGAGCGGCGGGGGCGGCTGCATTGGCACCGGGGCCTCGGGCAACATGCACACGAAGCTCTTCACGTTCAGCCAGACGCGGGACCCGAACGGGGTGCTGCACCCCGATGTGGCGTGGATCAGCTCGGCGAACCTGACGGGCGCGAGCGGCACGGAGGCGTTCAACAACGCCATCGTCCTCTACGACGCCGCCACGCTGGTGGCGGGGCTGAACGCGAACTTCACGGACATGTGGAACCGGAAGCACTTCAGCGGCAATGACTATTACGACGCGGACTCGGGCCGGGGCTACTACATGGCCAACCCCGCGGATGCCTACGCGTCACCGGAGGGCATGGGGCAGACGGACACCATCGTCACCCGGCTGAACGACGCCACGCCGGATGCGAACTGCCGGCTGCGCATCGGCATGTCCTTCGTCACGGCGGGGCGGCCCGCGCTGCTTGCGCAAATCAAACGGATGAAGGCCGGAGGCTGCTCGGTGTGGATGGTGGTGGGGGGCAACGCCACCGAGGGCATCGACATGGCCCGGCCGGTGTATGACGAGCTGCTGGGGGCCGGGGTGGCGATCCGCCGGCGCGACAAGGTCCACGACAAGTTCTTCGCGCTCTACGGCAGGTTCGGGGCGTCCTATGCGTACCGGGTGTACACGGGCTCCCAGAACTGGTCCCAGGATGCGCTCAACGAGAACGAGGAGCTGTTCGTGAAGCTGGCCCCCGAGACCGGGACGGTGCACCCCATCTACGACGCGTACGTGGGCCACTTCAACGACGCGTACAACGGCGGCGTGACGTGCACCAAGGCCAACTACCCCTGCAAGTAG
- a CDS encoding SDR family NAD(P)-dependent oxidoreductase: MALSEQQKTRPFAVVTGASSGIGYELAKQFVQNGYDVLIAAEDDGITEAARNLGGSGRVESVKVDLARYEGVEYLYAKIQALGRPVDAIALNAGVGVGGAFAQQTRLEDELNLIALNVTSSVHLAKRVSRDMVQRKSGRILFTSSIAAVMPAPFEAVYGASKAFLLSFSEALRNELADVGVTVTALMPGPTETNFFHRAGMDDTKVGQDEKDDPAQVARQGFEALMAGKDKVVAGSVKNRAMAAAAQMMPDPATAQMHRKMSEPGSGTKKQ, encoded by the coding sequence ATGGCTTTGTCGGAACAGCAGAAGACCCGGCCGTTCGCCGTCGTGACGGGCGCCTCCAGCGGCATTGGCTACGAGCTGGCCAAGCAGTTCGTCCAGAACGGGTACGACGTGCTCATCGCCGCCGAGGATGACGGCATCACCGAGGCCGCCCGGAATCTGGGGGGCAGCGGGCGCGTGGAGAGCGTGAAGGTGGACCTCGCCCGCTACGAGGGCGTCGAGTACCTCTACGCGAAGATTCAGGCGCTGGGCCGTCCCGTGGACGCCATCGCCCTCAACGCCGGGGTGGGCGTGGGCGGGGCCTTCGCCCAGCAGACGCGGCTGGAGGATGAGCTGAACCTCATCGCCCTGAACGTCACCTCGTCGGTGCACCTGGCCAAGCGCGTGTCGCGGGACATGGTGCAGCGCAAGAGCGGGCGCATCCTGTTCACCTCGTCCATCGCGGCGGTGATGCCCGCGCCGTTCGAGGCGGTGTACGGCGCCTCGAAGGCCTTCCTGCTCTCCTTCTCGGAGGCGCTGCGCAACGAGCTGGCCGACGTGGGCGTCACCGTCACCGCGCTGATGCCGGGCCCCACCGAGACGAACTTCTTCCACCGCGCGGGCATGGACGACACCAAGGTGGGCCAGGACGAGAAGGACGATCCGGCCCAGGTGGCCCGCCAGGGCTTCGAGGCGCTGATGGCGGGCAAGGACAAGGTGGTCGCAGGCTCGGTCAAGAACCGCGCCATGGCCGCCGCGGCCCAGATGATGCCGGACCCGGCCACGGCCCAGATGCACCGGAAGATGTCCGAGCCCGGCTCCGGGACGAAGAAGCAGTAG
- a CDS encoding ATP-binding protein, with protein sequence MRQVDWSKTAIGPVEQWPQSLRTAVGILLNSNYPLYIAWGPKYVQLYNDAYRPVCGATKHPAALGQEAKVTWPEVWGMLAPGFDKIMATGEANWVENLMMPLDRNGFLEECYFTYSHSPILDETGGVGGIFAALTETTAQVLDARRLRTLNDLSTGTTDMKSASAACEAAARILAQNPHDVPFALLYLATEEGRAVRLAGAAGLEAGSALAPLAIRLQGEDLWRLQEVMRTGQGVRLERLPGHLGTLPGGPWPEPATQGLVLPLTLAGHAQPSGAVILGASPRCAMEGKYESFLRLVGAQAATAVQSARAFEEEKRRAEALARLDQAKTAFFSNISHEFRTPLTLMLGPVEDGLQDTEQPLPPHQRERQETVHRNGLRLLKLVNTLLDFSRIEAGRVQARYQPTDLSTFTAELASAFRSLVEKAGLAFTVDCPPLEAPVHVDREMYEKIVLNLLSNAFKFTFEGGIRVSLKAEAGRAVLTVADTGTGIPEEELPHVFERFHRVEGARGRSYEGSGIGLALIQELVRLHGGTLGVESTPGQGSHFTVALPLGTAHLTSGQLLDAGIPATPGRGVMPFVEEAAHWTETALTALPAERGPEPTALAPSRAEAPAHVLLADDNADIREYVRRLLTGRGWTVEAVPDGEAALASALARPPDLVLTDMMMPRLDGFGLMRALKGHETTRHVPVIVLSARAGEEATVEGMEQGADDYLAKPFSAKELLSRVAARLELSRARRRSEALAEELKLADQRKDEFLAMLAHELRNPLAAISLALSMLDRMDGDAAKVAKHRDMAKRQISNLVRLVDDLLDVSRITRGKLDLRKEDVDLAVLLQNALSVTRPFIDSRGHTLSVTRAPGVFRLHADATRLEQVVVNLLTNAAKYTEPGGRISVRLSREGPEGAGQAVLRVKDTGRGIPQDMLGKVFELFVQVAPTIDRSTGGLGLGLTLVKRLVEMHGGSVEVFSEGTDRGSEFTVRFPLLAPAPARVGPAPAATSASASFHRRRILVVEDSADIRESMTEVLEDLGHEVATAKTGPEGVEQLLALRPDVALIDVGLPGIDGYEVARRARAAPGGERLYLVALTGYGGPEAKAQAERAGFNLHLTKPVSIDELPQVVSPPGLTGAPSPD encoded by the coding sequence ATGCGGCAGGTGGACTGGTCCAAGACGGCCATCGGCCCCGTGGAGCAGTGGCCCCAGTCGCTGCGCACCGCGGTGGGCATCCTGCTCAACTCCAACTACCCGCTCTACATCGCCTGGGGCCCGAAGTACGTGCAGCTCTACAACGACGCCTACCGGCCCGTGTGTGGTGCCACCAAGCACCCGGCCGCCCTGGGCCAGGAGGCGAAGGTCACCTGGCCCGAGGTGTGGGGCATGCTCGCCCCCGGCTTCGATAAAATCATGGCCACGGGGGAGGCCAACTGGGTCGAGAACCTCATGATGCCGCTGGACCGCAACGGCTTCCTGGAGGAGTGCTACTTCACCTACAGCCACAGCCCCATCCTGGATGAGACCGGCGGCGTGGGCGGCATCTTCGCGGCCCTCACGGAGACCACCGCGCAGGTGCTCGACGCGCGGCGGCTGCGCACCCTCAATGACTTGAGCACGGGCACCACCGACATGAAGTCCGCCTCGGCCGCGTGCGAGGCCGCCGCGCGCATCCTGGCGCAGAACCCCCACGACGTGCCCTTCGCCCTGCTCTACCTCGCCACGGAGGAGGGCCGCGCGGTGCGCCTGGCCGGCGCCGCGGGGCTCGAGGCGGGCAGCGCGCTCGCGCCCCTGGCCATCCGCCTGCAGGGCGAGGACCTGTGGCGCCTCCAGGAGGTGATGCGCACCGGGCAGGGCGTCCGCCTGGAGCGGCTCCCCGGGCATCTGGGCACGTTGCCGGGGGGCCCCTGGCCGGAGCCCGCCACGCAAGGGCTCGTCCTTCCACTCACGCTCGCCGGGCACGCCCAGCCCTCCGGCGCCGTCATCCTGGGTGCCAGCCCCCGCTGCGCGATGGAGGGCAAATATGAGAGCTTCCTGCGGCTCGTGGGCGCGCAGGCCGCCACCGCCGTGCAGAGCGCCCGCGCCTTCGAGGAGGAGAAGCGGCGCGCGGAGGCCCTGGCGCGGTTGGATCAGGCGAAGACGGCCTTCTTCAGCAACATTTCCCACGAGTTCCGCACGCCCCTGACGCTCATGCTCGGGCCCGTGGAGGATGGCCTCCAGGACACCGAACAGCCCCTGCCCCCGCACCAGCGCGAGCGCCAGGAGACGGTCCACCGCAACGGCCTGCGGCTGCTCAAGCTCGTCAACACGCTGCTCGACTTCAGCCGCATCGAGGCGGGCCGCGTGCAGGCCCGCTACCAGCCCACGGACCTGAGCACCTTCACGGCGGAGCTGGCCAGCGCCTTCCGCTCGCTGGTGGAGAAGGCGGGCCTCGCCTTCACGGTGGACTGTCCCCCGCTGGAGGCCCCGGTCCACGTGGACCGGGAGATGTACGAGAAGATCGTCCTCAACCTGCTGTCCAACGCCTTCAAGTTCACCTTCGAGGGCGGCATCCGGGTGTCCCTCAAGGCCGAGGCGGGCCGCGCGGTGCTCACCGTGGCCGACACGGGCACGGGCATCCCCGAGGAGGAGCTGCCCCACGTGTTCGAGCGCTTCCACCGCGTCGAGGGCGCGCGGGGCCGCAGCTACGAGGGCAGCGGCATTGGCCTGGCGCTCATCCAGGAGCTGGTGCGCCTCCATGGGGGCACCCTCGGCGTGGAGAGCACGCCCGGCCAGGGCAGCCACTTCACGGTGGCGCTGCCGCTGGGCACCGCGCACCTGACCTCCGGACAGCTGCTGGACGCGGGCATCCCCGCCACCCCGGGGCGGGGCGTGATGCCCTTCGTGGAGGAGGCGGCGCACTGGACGGAGACGGCGCTCACCGCGTTGCCGGCGGAGAGGGGCCCGGAGCCCACTGCCCTGGCCCCCTCCCGCGCCGAGGCGCCCGCGCACGTGCTGCTCGCGGACGACAACGCGGACATCCGCGAGTACGTGCGGCGGCTGCTCACCGGCCGGGGCTGGACGGTGGAGGCGGTGCCGGACGGCGAGGCCGCGCTCGCCTCCGCGCTGGCGCGCCCGCCGGACCTGGTGCTGACGGACATGATGATGCCGCGCCTGGATGGCTTCGGGCTGATGCGGGCGCTCAAGGGCCACGAGACGACGCGCCACGTGCCGGTCATCGTCCTGTCGGCCCGCGCCGGCGAAGAGGCCACCGTGGAGGGCATGGAGCAGGGGGCGGACGACTACCTGGCCAAGCCCTTCTCCGCCAAGGAGCTGCTGTCCCGCGTGGCCGCGCGGCTGGAGCTCTCCCGCGCCCGCCGGCGCAGCGAGGCCCTCGCCGAGGAGCTGAAGCTCGCCGACCAGCGCAAGGACGAGTTCCTGGCCATGCTCGCCCACGAGCTGCGCAACCCCCTGGCCGCCATCAGCCTGGCGCTGTCCATGCTCGACCGCATGGATGGCGATGCCGCCAAGGTAGCCAAGCACCGGGACATGGCCAAGCGGCAGATCAGCAACCTGGTGCGCCTGGTGGATGACCTGCTGGATGTCTCGCGCATCACCCGGGGCAAGCTGGACTTGCGCAAGGAGGACGTGGACCTCGCCGTCCTCTTGCAGAACGCCCTGTCCGTGACGCGGCCCTTCATCGACTCGCGCGGGCACACGCTGTCGGTGACGCGCGCGCCCGGCGTGTTCCGGCTGCACGCGGACGCCACGCGGCTGGAGCAGGTGGTGGTGAACCTGCTGACCAACGCGGCGAAGTACACCGAGCCGGGCGGCCGCATCTCCGTTCGCCTGTCGCGGGAAGGCCCGGAGGGGGCCGGCCAGGCCGTGCTGCGCGTGAAGGACACCGGCCGGGGCATCCCCCAGGACATGCTCGGCAAGGTGTTCGAACTCTTCGTCCAGGTGGCGCCCACCATCGACCGGAGCACCGGGGGGCTGGGCCTGGGCCTCACCCTGGTCAAGCGCCTCGTCGAGATGCACGGCGGCAGCGTGGAGGTGTTCAGCGAGGGCACGGACCGGGGCAGCGAGTTCACCGTGCGCTTCCCGCTGCTGGCGCCCGCCCCGGCGCGGGTGGGGCCTGCTCCGGCGGCCACGTCCGCCTCCGCCTCGTTCCACCGGCGGCGCATCCTCGTGGTGGAGGACTCGGCGGACATCCGCGAGAGCATGACCGAGGTGCTGGAGGACCTGGGCCACGAGGTGGCCACCGCGAAGACGGGGCCGGAGGGCGTGGAGCAGCTCCTCGCCCTGCGCCCCGACGTGGCCCTCATCGACGTGGGGCTGCCCGGCATCGACGGCTACGAGGTGGCCCGGCGGGCCCGCGCGGCGCCCGGCGGGGAGCGCCTCTACCTGGTGGCGCTCACCGGCTACGGGGGGCCCGAGGCCAAGGCCCAGGCGGAGCGCGCGGGCTTCAACCTGCACCTCACCAAGCCGGTGAGCATCGACGAGCTTCCCCAGGTGGTGAGCCCCCCGGGGCTGACGGGCGCCCCCTCTCCGGACTAG
- a CDS encoding VWA domain-containing protein: MGYGSYSYEAHQALTQARKDLPAQQVFRQRECHPKMNPKGVKLRESRDSAEHPNSLAIVFALDVSGSMGEIPDLLARKHLPSFMKTLLEAGVADPQVMFMAIGNAFADQAPLQVGQFESSEKQMDQWLTHMYLEGGGGGLGETYELALYFAAEHTALDCLEKRQKKGYLFITGDEPAFETASREHIRLIMGDSVPEDLPLVQILQRVEQSYEVFFLLPDRNRRTYSTFWFQYLGDRAICMETPEDTCLVAAGIVALRERVTPNLEALADRLRQQKLPEDRIQGIVNTLRPWSRRLPGAAKR; the protein is encoded by the coding sequence ATGGGATACGGCAGCTACAGCTACGAAGCGCACCAGGCTCTCACCCAGGCCCGCAAGGACCTGCCCGCGCAGCAGGTGTTCCGCCAACGGGAGTGCCACCCGAAGATGAACCCCAAGGGGGTGAAGCTGCGCGAGAGCCGCGACAGCGCGGAGCATCCGAACTCGCTGGCCATCGTGTTCGCGCTCGATGTGTCGGGCTCCATGGGAGAAATCCCCGACCTGCTGGCGCGCAAGCACCTGCCCTCGTTCATGAAGACCCTGCTGGAGGCCGGCGTGGCCGACCCCCAGGTGATGTTCATGGCCATCGGCAACGCCTTCGCGGACCAGGCACCGCTCCAGGTGGGCCAGTTCGAGTCCTCCGAGAAGCAGATGGACCAGTGGCTCACCCACATGTACCTGGAGGGCGGCGGAGGTGGCCTCGGCGAGACGTACGAGCTGGCGCTGTACTTCGCCGCCGAGCACACCGCGCTGGACTGCCTGGAGAAGCGCCAGAAGAAGGGCTACCTCTTCATCACCGGCGATGAGCCCGCGTTCGAGACCGCCTCCCGCGAGCACATCCGGCTCATCATGGGGGACAGCGTGCCGGAGGATCTGCCCCTGGTGCAGATCCTCCAGCGCGTGGAGCAGTCCTACGAGGTGTTCTTCCTCCTGCCGGACCGGAACCGGCGGACGTACTCGACGTTCTGGTTCCAGTACCTGGGCGATCGCGCCATCTGCATGGAGACCCCGGAGGACACCTGCCTCGTGGCCGCCGGCATCGTGGCCCTGCGCGAGAGGGTGACGCCCAACCTGGAGGCCCTGGCGGACCGGCTCCGCCAGCAGAAGCTCCCCGAGGACCGCATCCAGGGCATCGTCAACACCCTGCGCCCGTGGTCCCGGCGGCTTCCGGGCGCCGCGAAGCGCTGA